aagaaacattgtgcagctgtttttattgacttaactAAAGCATTGGACACAgttgatcacactcttctttCACGGAATTTGgaaaagattggctttgatgcaactgcgttggactggacccaaaactacctcactgacagaaatcaatgcatggcattgaataattataaatcagatTTGGTATATGTATCTAAAGGCGTACCACAAGGTTCCATTTTGGgtccagttttatttaatatatacatcAATGATATTGCTGCCTCTGCTTCGacctcagactgcaaaattcacctttatgcagatgacacgattttatattgctcagctaATTCTATTCATGCagcaacaagaaaattacagagctcatttaatgctctgcaggtggcgttatataagcacaaactagttttaaatggcatgaaaactaagttcatgctgttttccagatctctTAATACTTTTagattttagtactgtaaatattactaccctggcaggatccagtattgagagagtcacagaatataaataccttggcatatggctggacgATAAACTCGGTTTTAAACCACACGTAgataaactagtcagtaaatgcagacagaagctgggttatttttatagacataagtcctgtttccccatgcacgCCAGAAAAAGATTAGTTGAAGCAtctttactatcagtgctggactatggtgacgttatctataaatatgctccctccagctctctcaaattactggaccaAGTGTATCGCTCTGCACTGAGGTTCATTACTGGAGATgcgtacagaactcaccactgggagctgtatgcgaaagttgggtggccctctttaacggtacgaggggaaacacactggttgatttttatttataagacactctccggtcatttgccagaatacatGACTTCagtgatgaatacaaataacagtaattatcagactcgctctagtaattggatcagctgccaggtaccaagagtttttactgaactgggaaagtctacttttagtcacagcaccagctggaattcactacaggaaacactaaaactcagctcactggtgtcactcagtcattttaaacttttaatatctaaccaccttcagacagcctgtacctgttttatttaaccttatttattcttaacttctatttcttgttttagttcttctcttagttctttattaccgttaacttattttaattattattattattattattatatttttattttattaatctcttatcttcttcTGATCTTCATCTCTTATCAATTCAACCTCaagttgtatttttattattatttttatctttttttctctgttatttttaaatttacttttaatttaaaataattaaatatagatattattttctttgtcatgtcaatccctgtttttgtaaatgctcggctacattgaaaatgagggttgccctcaatatACTTCCgttaaaataaaggttgattgattgattgattgattgattgaagtATGTACCCAAGAGGAAAAACATCTAGCAGGACTGGGTGATGGAGAGAGTCCTGGCTAGTGGTGGAGTATAAAAtacaagttcattttatttacctgagacagaaaacaaaaaaattaagagGACTTTTGCCTCAACTAAGGCGTTTGAGTAATGTCACCTCTTCAACTCAAGAAAGGCTGTGTAATCAGCTACTATCGTTTTGAGTTGAGCTGCTAAAATATATGATAATGTCTTTTGCAAACTTCAACTGTACATGTTTATTGTAGAAAGGCCAAAAATGTGGTAATGCTACATAATAATAGGCCCCAATAACCAGCATCTTAATCATGTGCCATGTGTTTTAATCAGTTGTCCTGTTAAACAGCCAGGGCCCatcggcaggcccaaagttttatcacacaccactataagctaagaatagctcagccagtttgctggctgcagttactgaataataagccatagtaTATAATGGGCCCGaaatttaagaggttaaataatTGAGTAGCTAATTGTAATGAATTATAAAGTGGTTAATGTATACTATTTAcctattaataatcattcattgTACCACTATAATAAAGTTGTATGTAGATGCAACCTGCACCTGTGTCAATAGTTTGCAACACAGATTTGCTTGACAGTTTATTTTCTCCTTGATGAACCATGGGCGATCCAGCGTGTGGACAGAGGAGAGCATCTGCACTATACTGAACTCCTCCCTGACCATGGAGGTCAACTGCTCATACAGCTGTGGTCCAGAGTGCTGGAGGAACTCCAGATACCCCTGCCTGCAGGTCTACGTCAGCATCAACGCCACAGGCCGCATAGGGCTTCTGTCCTACAACGAGGAGTCACAGGACATCAGCTCTGAGGTCAGACTTTACGAATGGCTTCAGCTTCTTTTAGGAAACGTTACATAAAGGAATATAAATGTTGGTGAAAAATAGAGGAAAACGCAATTTTACACCAGATATAAttgattagccaagacatgtttggtgtctgaaggtggcttatttacatttttaaaaataaattctatAATAAATTACAAAATACATAGAAATAAATTCACACCACATCAGTATTTCTACATTTGTCCAAACCTTTGACTGGTGCGGTccacttctgtttttctctataGTGCTTCTATGTCCCAAAATGTCAGAAGGACCATGCGGCCGTGCAGGCCGTGGTGGTGAACATCTCGGAGAAGCTGAAAGCGCAGCAGCAGGTCAGATGTTATTACGACCCGGCGGAGCAGCAGGGCAGTGTCCTCCTGAGCCGACTGTACGACTCCAGCGCCATCTTCCACTCCCTGTTCTGGCCTTCCTGCATGCTGGCTGGAGGAAGCCTCATTATCTTCATGGTCAAGCTCACGCAGTACCTCTCCATACTGTGTGAACACATCAGCAAAATGCCCAAGTGACTTGCAGGGCCTGGACTAAAGCAAGACCTTTCGCTGAAAGACCCTGAGAATCCCATTACAGTTTATGGCTCTCTGTCTGCCATGCATTAGCTGGATTCTAACAGCATAGCTGGAGAGAACAAGACACTAGAGCAGCTGTTGTGACCACACAAGCTGGTGGACGTCTGGGAAAGTTCATTGGCACAAGTGCTAAATGGGAGCTACTGGAGACAACCTCAGCGTTAACTATGCTCTGCCTATGAGACAATCAGTATCCAGTCACCAGTTATAAGCTATGCATTATAATATCAAACAATTTTTCCGTTGTTAAATAGGCATTTCATGTATTTGTCATCAGTTTTagagaattcatgattttgcagcctttttgtgtttcagtgttCTTGCACTACAaatcccagcatgcattactcAAATACCTCATACAGCCATTGGGAATCACTCCCCTGCTAcgataataatatataaatactatataaacacatttttcattatgtaGCTAGTAATGTTAGCCAGTAAAAAATCCATCCAAAAGCATTTGTAGTTTTTTAAAACACCTCCCACCTCCAAAATACATCATTAGAAGGGGGTGTTTCAGTCTTTACACCAGAAAATCTCACTTTCAAGACTGGAGTATGACACAAGTAGGCATGTTTCATTAGGTTTGTATGACTGAATAGCATATGGTTGCTGTAATGCCTACTAACGCACACCAGAACACATGGCAACATGTTCCCTAAGCTAGAATGCCTGATTGCTGCTCAGTGAGTTGTAATCAGCATCAATATATCAATATCTATAGAATTATAGACATTTATACCGCAAACTAGCTAGCCAACATCAGCTAACATAGAAACTAATGTTGTTGGCGTCTCtcctgattggttagtatcaGGTGGGCTACTAATCACCGTGCTGCTTTCAACTACAGCTTGTAAACCTACCCCTGACTGggaaagaacaaagaaaacacaaactcgACTGGAAATTCTGGCTCGGAAAGCTGGGCAGGTGTTAGAAGCATATTATTAAACCATTTAACTTTATATGTTTTATGCTTGTTTTACATTATAAGTTTCGTGCTCTCATATTCACAGACTGAGAAgaacgaaagaaatcagagtaagggttcACACGCACTGAAAAACCTGAcgactgagctcaaatccaacTCTCTTTTTCTAGGCCTTAATCTGATTTAAGAAATccgagtatgctgtttacacgaCCACTTGAACAATCAGACAACTGCCAAAATTCGATTATGATCACATTATTAAGTGCCTATAAACACACTCGCTAATCAAGTCCCACTTTTCTAGTTTTGAATGTCATTCTAACAGTGTTCAACCTTTAGACACAGCAGCTGGCCCCACCTGCAGTCACGCTTCCATCCATGCCATGTTTGAAAACGAAAGACCTGCCTTTATTCGGCTTTATTGTCACATGTTCACCTTCATTAAGGGCATCACCTTCTTTAAGTGCATCCACAGTTGAGGCCCTCTTACTGTCTGTCTTGTTTGTGTGCTCAGTGGGGTTAGATACTATTTATGTTCTGTTAATAAGTTACTGTTGTTTTATGTAGGCTGTTTATTAACTTTTGGGATTTCTCTACCTACCCGCACTGCACTGGTTAACCACCTGCTCCCATGCATGACACTGAAAATTAGCCCCATGTGTTTGGCGCTGCGTGAATGCAGATCTCTACTGGAAGCATCCACCTTGCTATTTGGATGCATGGAGGTCTGAAAAATTGCATAATTTTTAAAGCTCTGACTTCCCACTCCCAGGTTAGGTTGAAAGAAGCACTAGTTCATTGGTATGGACATTTAGTTACCTACTTTGCTATGGCAGCTGCGTAGTGTAGAATGAAATGTGCAATGCAGAATAATTGTCTCGTcctacatcagtgtctgacctcgcaaatgcgcttctggaagaacggtcaaaaattcccataaacacactcctaacccttgtggaaagccttcccagaagagttgaagctgttgtagctgcaaagggtgggccgacatcatattaaaccctatggattaagaaagggatgtcactcaattcatatgcatgtgaaggcagacgagcgaatactttcgGCAATATAGTGTGTTTCCATGTCTCCATggttgaatgttggtggtccaca
This window of the Pygocentrus nattereri isolate fPygNat1 chromosome 2, fPygNat1.pri, whole genome shotgun sequence genome carries:
- the kcnmb2 gene encoding calcium-activated potassium channel subunit beta-2; amino-acid sequence: MFFVTGRKVAGAANEKRSIYQRFRGYELMEKRRTETALKAGEDRAILLGLSMVFCSIMMYFMLCITMLRSYTDSVWTEESICTILNSSLTMEVNCSYSCGPECWRNSRYPCLQVYVSINATGRIGLLSYNEESQDISSECFYVPKCQKDHAAVQAVVVNISEKLKAQQQVRCYYDPAEQQGSVLLSRLYDSSAIFHSLFWPSCMLAGGSLIIFMVKLTQYLSILCEHISKMPK